AATACTTATAAGGTAATTTTAAAAACAACGAACTATAAACCTTATACCGAAAATACTGCAGTTGAGGGTGTGGTAAAAGACTTTTTTGACATAAATGGAGAAAACTATATACTTTATTAGATCAAATAGAATAGAAGGAGAGAGTAAGAAATTAGTTTTAAAAGTCTACTCAAAGGACATACCGCCACCAAAAAACTCCGAGATAAAAATAAGGGGCAAAATATTAAAGAACGACCATAATATGATTTTTTACCAAAACACTTTATCTTTGTTCCCTGAGAATACAGAAGTTATTCACGTATCAAAATTTTATGAATTTCTATCAAGTTTAAGACTTACGATAGTAAAAAATATATGATCTACCTTAAAAAGTGAAGAGGGTGACCTTCTACTTTCTTCTCTAATTGGTATTAACACTCTCGAAAGCAATACTAAAACAGACTTCCATCTATCAGGAACTGCGCATATACTTGCAATTTCTGGGCTCCACATAGGTATTTTCTTTTTATTTTTTAGTCTTGTTTTTAAATTTATCGGCATTTTTTCATTCTTATTTGCGCTAGCTTTTACCTTTTTATTTTTAGTTTTCATTGGTTTAAAGTTTTCGGCGATAAGAGCATTTATTATGCTTGTAGTACTTGTATTAAGCAATCAACTTGGAAGAGGAAGAAATCTCCTTAACTCGCTTTTGGTTGCAATGTCTGTTATATTAATCCTTTTTCCGGATGCCTTGATTTCACTGAGCTTTTATCTCTCATGTCTTGCAATCTTAGGAATTATTGTTGCCTCTAATCTTAAGTTTAAAAGTCGGCTCCTTAATGCGTTAAATATTTCCTTCTTTGTGAATTTTTACGAAGCACCTTTAATGATTAATTTTTTCAAAAACATTTCAATTGTTTCTCTTGTTCTAAATTTAATCGTAATTCCCTATATGGGTGTCTTGCTTCCTATTGGGTTAATTTATATTATTGTAAGTCTCATTTCCGTTAATATTGCATCTCATTTTTCTTTTTTAATTAGCCTCCTATATGGCATTTTGATTTTTGTCGTTAGCGTTGCCTCAAGAACCCCCTTTTCTTTTGCACCGGGCTCTTTTAGTTTATTTCAATTTATCACAGCAGATATACTAATTTTCATTGCAACCCTTTATCTGCTTTCAAAGAAAAATAAAGCACTAAATTTGTTATTGCCTTTTCAGTTTTAATTTTGATGTTATCTTTCTTATTTTACAACAGCCTTTCAAGCAAAGTAATAGTTGATAATTTTCAGGATTCCAAAGTTATTATTGCAAAAAGTATAGGAGAGTCTTTTATTGTTACACAAGAAGCAAATAATTCATTGGATAAATACCTGTACAATATTTTAAGGAAAAACGGAATTAACAAAATAAATGCTCTTATATTACTAAAAAAACCAACGATAAAAGAGGGTTCACAAATTAACGAATTAACCCATAAAAGGATCAGTATAGTAAAAGTTTACGCTTTTCCCCTGGTTTCGAAAGATTA
The genomic region above belongs to Caldisericum sp. and contains:
- a CDS encoding ComEC/Rec2 family competence protein, translated to MGINTLESNTKTDFHLSGTAHILAISGLHIGIFFLFFSLVFKFIGIFSFLFALAFTFLFLVFIGLKFSAIRAFIMLVVLVLSNQLGRGRNLLNSLLVAMSVILILFPDALISLSFYLSCLAILGIIVASNLKFKSRLLNALNISFFVNFYEAPLMINFFKNISIVSLVLNLIVIPYMGVLLPIGLIYIIVSLISVNIASHFSFLISLLYGILIFVVSVASRTPFSFAPGSFSLFQFITADILIFIATLYLLSKKNKALNLLLPFQF